The proteins below come from a single Crossiella sp. CA-258035 genomic window:
- a CDS encoding LuxR family transcriptional regulator, with amino-acid sequence MFVGRQRELAQLDLLLDALPAGLTPVEVVGEPGIGKSRLLHEIGLRAADRGLTVLAGRAGEFERDLPFGVFLDALDHHLAALTEEQAAALGPGHLRWLATAFPGLAERVPPAPPPQAAERYLLHRAVAAALDALAGPAGLLLALDDLHWADESTAELLTHLLRRPPATPLLLLLAHRPRQLPDKLAAVLTGPAYDDARHRIELAPLDFEAAGHLLPAHCPRRRLYELSGGNPLYLQVLAHGGELAVPAEQGTEVPPGIAAVLRTELARLSPAARLVARAAAVIGDQVDPELVAAAAGLSLADTHAAAEELFEADLLRGTGAGQRVTFRHPLLRNAVYHSATPLWRAAAHGRAARLLTGRGAALTTVAPHIARSAAVGDAEAVRLLREAARLALAQAPATAVSWLRVALRGHPDPGDELGRRLRLDLAHALMMCGHYLECWELLRVQLDATPAEAPALRHQAVVLCATTSRLLWQPAEGRRLLRAELARQYDRPDADTATLWLYLALSLVLDARFAEAAGAADEALRLQLPDPLRCTALAMLAWCYPELGRVPEAVRALDEAAGIYDRVDEADHLAHLGLSHLVPLVEAICHLRLGDTLRRLERVRRLSQRLGHLTFGGEVLGTTAAVLAHAGRVPEAIAQAEEALDAARLSGIEPLLVNVLCARAAVALYCLDLPAVERACREVAALSCASWHPLAPHLSLIRDLVRARLGHHAPLAETIESLGGPELPGTLHRARVLTYLELAHIAARRDRPAEAADWAQRAAALTEDLLPYSGAAATLAGAYARACGKSAEHSNSALALAESAATAFATAGFPVQSARATLLAGQLHATLGDRDRALSTMDKAAAVFADCGSSAHTEIVLRYQRRLGRRVPRTAGSNPLGLTPREAEIAGLVAKGHSNRAVAALLVVSERTVETHLSRAFQKLGVSSRTALTALLARADDSNRP; translated from the coding sequence ATGTTCGTCGGCCGTCAGCGTGAACTGGCCCAGCTCGATCTACTGCTGGACGCGCTGCCCGCCGGTCTGACCCCGGTGGAGGTCGTCGGCGAGCCCGGCATCGGCAAGTCCCGGCTGCTGCACGAGATCGGCCTCCGCGCGGCCGACCGCGGCCTGACCGTGCTGGCCGGCCGGGCCGGTGAGTTCGAGCGGGACCTGCCGTTCGGGGTGTTCCTGGACGCCCTCGACCACCACCTGGCCGCGCTGACCGAGGAGCAGGCCGCCGCACTGGGCCCCGGTCACCTGCGCTGGCTGGCCACCGCCTTCCCCGGCCTGGCCGAGCGGGTGCCGCCGGCCCCGCCGCCGCAGGCCGCCGAGCGGTACCTGCTGCACCGCGCGGTGGCCGCCGCGCTGGACGCGCTGGCCGGTCCGGCCGGGCTGCTGCTGGCCCTGGACGACCTGCACTGGGCGGATGAGTCCACCGCCGAGCTGCTCACCCACCTGCTGCGCCGCCCACCGGCGACTCCGCTGCTGCTCCTGCTCGCGCACCGGCCGCGGCAGCTGCCGGACAAGCTGGCCGCGGTGCTCACCGGCCCCGCCTACGACGACGCCCGGCACCGGATCGAGCTGGCGCCACTGGACTTCGAGGCCGCCGGCCACCTGCTGCCCGCGCACTGCCCGCGCAGGCGGCTCTACGAGCTCTCCGGCGGCAACCCGCTCTACCTCCAGGTGCTCGCGCACGGCGGCGAGCTGGCCGTGCCTGCCGAACAGGGCACGGAGGTGCCGCCGGGCATCGCGGCGGTGCTGCGCACAGAGCTCGCCCGGCTCTCCCCGGCCGCGCGGCTGGTGGCGCGGGCGGCCGCGGTGATCGGCGACCAGGTCGACCCCGAGCTGGTCGCCGCGGCCGCCGGCCTGAGCCTGGCGGACACGCACGCCGCGGCCGAGGAGCTGTTCGAGGCGGACCTGTTGCGCGGCACCGGCGCCGGGCAGCGGGTGACCTTCCGGCACCCACTGCTGCGCAACGCCGTCTACCACTCGGCCACCCCGCTGTGGCGGGCCGCCGCGCACGGCAGGGCGGCCCGGCTGCTCACCGGGCGCGGGGCCGCGCTGACCACCGTCGCCCCGCACATCGCCCGCTCCGCCGCGGTGGGCGACGCGGAGGCGGTGCGGCTGCTGCGCGAGGCGGCCCGGCTGGCACTGGCCCAGGCCCCGGCCACCGCGGTGAGCTGGCTCCGGGTCGCGCTGCGCGGGCACCCCGACCCGGGCGACGAGCTGGGCCGCCGGTTGCGGCTGGACCTGGCGCACGCGCTGATGATGTGCGGGCACTACCTGGAGTGCTGGGAGCTGCTGCGGGTGCAGCTGGACGCCACGCCCGCCGAGGCGCCCGCGCTGCGGCACCAGGCGGTGGTGCTGTGCGCGACCACCAGCCGCCTGCTCTGGCAGCCGGCGGAGGGCAGGCGGCTGCTGCGCGCCGAGCTGGCCCGGCAGTACGACCGCCCGGACGCCGACACCGCCACGCTGTGGCTGTACCTGGCGCTGTCCCTGGTGCTGGACGCCCGCTTCGCCGAGGCCGCCGGGGCAGCGGACGAAGCGCTCCGGCTCCAGCTGCCGGACCCGTTGCGCTGCACCGCGTTGGCCATGCTGGCCTGGTGCTACCCGGAGCTGGGGCGAGTGCCCGAGGCGGTGCGCGCGCTGGACGAGGCGGCCGGGATCTACGACCGCGTGGACGAGGCGGACCACCTGGCGCACCTGGGCCTCTCCCACCTGGTGCCGCTGGTGGAGGCGATCTGCCACCTGCGCCTTGGCGACACGCTGCGCAGGCTGGAGCGGGTGCGGCGGCTGTCCCAGCGGCTGGGCCACCTCACCTTCGGCGGCGAGGTGCTGGGCACCACCGCGGCCGTGCTGGCCCATGCCGGGCGAGTGCCCGAGGCGATCGCCCAGGCCGAGGAGGCGCTGGACGCGGCTCGCCTGTCCGGCATCGAACCGCTGCTGGTCAACGTGCTCTGCGCCCGCGCGGCGGTCGCCCTGTACTGCCTGGACCTGCCCGCGGTCGAACGGGCCTGCCGCGAGGTGGCCGCCCTGTCCTGCGCGAGCTGGCACCCGCTGGCCCCGCACCTGAGCCTGATCAGGGACCTGGTCCGGGCCCGCCTCGGCCACCACGCCCCGCTGGCCGAGACCATCGAGAGCCTCGGCGGCCCCGAGCTGCCGGGCACCCTGCACCGGGCCCGGGTGCTGACCTACCTGGAGCTGGCGCACATCGCGGCCCGGCGGGACCGTCCGGCCGAGGCCGCGGACTGGGCGCAGCGGGCGGCCGCGCTGACCGAGGACCTGCTGCCCTACAGCGGCGCGGCGGCCACCCTGGCCGGGGCCTACGCGCGGGCCTGCGGCAAGTCCGCCGAGCACAGCAACTCCGCGCTGGCCCTGGCCGAGTCCGCCGCCACCGCCTTCGCCACGGCCGGGTTCCCGGTCCAGTCCGCCCGCGCCACCCTGCTGGCCGGCCAGCTGCACGCCACCCTGGGCGACCGGGACCGCGCACTGTCCACAATGGACAAAGCGGCCGCGGTGTTCGCCGACTGCGGGTCGAGCGCGCACACCGAGATCGTGCTCCGCTACCAGCGCCGCCTGGGCCGCCGGGTGCCCAGGACCGCGGGCTCGAACCCGCTGGGCCTGACCCCGCGCGAGGCCGAGATCGCCGGGCTGGTGGCCAAGGGGCACAGCAACCGCGCGGTGGCCGCGCTGCTGGTGGTCAGCGAGCGGACCGTGGAGACCCACCTGAGCCGGGCCTTCCAGAAGCTCGGCGTCTCCTCCCGCACCGCGCTGACCGCGCTGCTGGCCCGCGCCGACGACAGCAACCGGCCATGA
- a CDS encoding NucA/NucB deoxyribonuclease domain-containing protein produces the protein MPIPEPSAELGLWPKVKAISGWPEPDEDRVKQLATGWRGGQTRFTEAGGHDLAPVRAAWTDSAGGAFDTRASKTLTGATEVGGKMGGLAVRADNFATEVTGVKTGITDLIETNLGRYALVQTLPQPVRGLFEEYYASVLGGQARTLINAAAARTAQGKPPPPLPDPSGGGRGRAIKELIEWLLEPDNQRLIGDGLSWLSRQLDNPADAVAKAGTELLGAGLSGLGELTGNDQLKALGATGTAVADWVGERAGDAVLEGGSIARNGLYELAEAQDGKELPTEIYLSRDRHPEALQHVNEARSGTIWEGSTSKPGTPLPDVLHVDRTEPAAERKRIADARRRESTGPIPPYRAADGERPKDRDEYPPAMTYEGGRQHPWVPSVKHIDASDNRSAGSTLSKQVQGLDDRSPVVIRETD, from the coding sequence GTGCCGATCCCGGAGCCCTCGGCTGAGCTCGGCCTGTGGCCCAAGGTCAAGGCGATCAGCGGCTGGCCGGAACCCGACGAGGACCGGGTCAAGCAGCTGGCCACCGGCTGGCGCGGCGGCCAGACCCGGTTCACCGAGGCAGGCGGCCACGACCTGGCCCCGGTCCGGGCGGCGTGGACCGATTCGGCCGGCGGCGCCTTCGACACCAGGGCGAGCAAGACGCTCACCGGGGCCACCGAGGTCGGCGGGAAGATGGGCGGACTGGCCGTGCGGGCGGACAACTTCGCCACCGAGGTGACCGGCGTCAAGACCGGCATCACCGACCTGATCGAGACCAACCTGGGCCGGTACGCGCTGGTGCAGACGCTGCCGCAGCCGGTGCGGGGCCTGTTCGAGGAGTACTACGCCTCGGTCCTCGGCGGCCAGGCCCGCACGCTGATCAACGCCGCCGCGGCCCGCACCGCGCAGGGCAAGCCACCACCACCACTGCCGGACCCGTCCGGCGGCGGACGGGGCCGGGCGATCAAGGAACTCATCGAGTGGCTGCTCGAACCGGACAACCAGCGCCTGATCGGCGACGGGCTGTCCTGGCTGAGCAGGCAACTGGACAACCCGGCCGACGCCGTCGCCAAGGCCGGCACCGAGCTGCTCGGCGCCGGGCTGAGCGGCCTCGGCGAGCTGACCGGGAACGACCAGTTGAAGGCACTGGGCGCGACCGGCACCGCGGTGGCCGACTGGGTCGGTGAGCGCGCCGGAGACGCGGTGCTGGAAGGTGGCTCGATCGCCCGCAACGGGCTCTACGAGCTGGCCGAGGCGCAGGACGGCAAGGAGCTGCCCACCGAGATCTACCTGTCCAGGGACCGGCACCCCGAGGCCCTGCAGCACGTGAACGAGGCCCGCAGCGGCACCATCTGGGAGGGCAGCACCTCGAAGCCGGGCACGCCGCTGCCGGACGTGCTGCACGTGGACCGGACCGAGCCCGCCGCCGAGCGCAAACGGATCGCCGACGCGCGGCGCAGGGAGTCCACCGGCCCGATCCCGCCGTACCGGGCCGCGGACGGCGAACGACCCAAGGACCGGGACGAGTACCCGCCCGCGATGACCTACGAGGGTGGCCGGCAGCACCCCTGGGTGCCCAGCGTGAAGCACATCGACGCCAGCGACAACCGCAGCGCCGGGTCTACCCTCTCCAAGCAGGTGCAGGGGCTCGACGACCGGAGCCCGGTCGTCATCAGGGAAACGGACTGA
- a CDS encoding DUF2625 family protein: protein MDIPADFTDLLARGRHPLGAPVELHLGADSGPFAELAALLSHTNGFTIANGGVQVFRAGTEGLGPELAEWNEPGVWKDTYGELAAGLFCFGQDLFGVQFAVSGDRVVSFDPETAERTDLGGSLADWMSWLAADPELNAAKGFATDWQDRHGPLGYRERLLPVRPFVLGGKFTEDNLVARDAVYCMRVRGPIAQKVHGLPDGAAVRLHTD from the coding sequence GTGGACATTCCAGCCGACTTCACCGACCTGCTCGCCCGCGGCCGCCACCCGCTGGGCGCGCCGGTGGAACTGCACCTGGGCGCGGACTCCGGCCCGTTCGCCGAGCTGGCCGCGCTGCTCAGCCACACCAACGGTTTCACCATCGCCAACGGCGGCGTGCAGGTCTTCCGCGCCGGTACCGAGGGACTCGGCCCGGAGCTGGCCGAGTGGAACGAGCCCGGCGTCTGGAAGGACACCTACGGCGAGCTGGCGGCCGGCCTGTTCTGCTTCGGCCAGGACCTCTTCGGCGTGCAGTTCGCGGTCAGCGGCGACCGGGTGGTCAGCTTCGACCCGGAAACCGCCGAGCGCACCGACCTCGGCGGCTCACTGGCCGACTGGATGAGCTGGCTGGCCGCCGACCCGGAGCTCAACGCCGCCAAGGGTTTCGCCACCGACTGGCAGGACCGGCACGGCCCGCTCGGCTACCGCGAACGGCTGCTGCCGGTGCGCCCGTTCGTGCTGGGCGGGAAGTTCACCGAGGACAACCTGGTGGCCAGGGACGCGGTGTACTGCATGCGGGTGCGCGGACCGATCGCGCAGAAGGTGCACGGCCTGCCCGACGGCGCGGCGGTCCGCCTGCACACCGACTGA
- a CDS encoding DUF309 domain-containing protein, with protein MSSDGSAPRIDRDRDEEGRARNARPRDGLGRPLPHGAPGVERLPEGVVRSPEETLTEAQRLLDAGMPFHAHEILEDAWKSSAEAHRLLWKGLAQLAVGATHAARGNHTGAVTLLRRGAGNIEAYQEDPPHGIDVAGLLRWAHAQAEELAAGTGGLPTPRLR; from the coding sequence GTGAGCTCGGATGGCAGTGCACCCCGGATCGACCGCGACCGCGACGAGGAGGGCCGCGCCCGCAACGCCCGGCCCAGGGACGGGCTGGGCAGGCCGCTGCCGCACGGCGCGCCCGGGGTCGAGCGCCTGCCCGAGGGGGTCGTGCGGTCGCCGGAGGAGACCCTGACCGAGGCCCAGCGGCTGCTCGACGCGGGCATGCCCTTCCACGCGCACGAGATCCTGGAGGACGCCTGGAAGTCCTCGGCCGAGGCGCACCGCCTGCTGTGGAAGGGCCTGGCCCAGCTGGCGGTGGGGGCCACCCACGCCGCGCGCGGCAACCACACCGGCGCGGTCACCCTGCTGCGGCGCGGCGCCGGGAACATCGAGGCGTACCAGGAGGATCCGCCGCACGGCATCGACGTGGCCGGGCTGCTGCGGTGGGCGCACGCGCAGGCCGAGGAGCTGGCGGCGGGAACCGGGGGCCTGCCGACGCCCCGGCTCCGTTAG
- a CDS encoding AfsR/SARP family transcriptional regulator, with translation MATFAVLGAVEMSSGGHRVCLGHAKQRVVLAALLVEANRAVTRSELADRLWGQRPPPGGPGALYSYLSRLRAVLARAGGASIERGAGGYRLRVPEHSIDLHRFQDLLPKARAERDEDRAVALFEQALSLWRDEFCAGIDLPWFNARREVLHAQRLLAQLDHADLALRQGRHCELLPALASRAASHPFDERAAAQLMVALCQSGRQAEALHRFAALRTRLVEELGVEPGAPLRQLHRRILCGLSPQPAAWGWRGRTAHATRGLPAGVHSKFQ, from the coding sequence ATGGCGACCTTCGCAGTGCTGGGCGCGGTCGAGATGAGCTCGGGCGGCCACCGGGTGTGCCTGGGCCACGCCAAACAACGCGTCGTGCTGGCGGCCCTGCTGGTCGAGGCCAACCGCGCGGTCACCCGGTCCGAGCTGGCGGACCGGCTCTGGGGCCAGCGGCCGCCGCCCGGCGGTCCCGGCGCCCTGTACTCCTATCTGTCCAGGCTGCGCGCGGTCCTGGCCAGGGCGGGCGGGGCGTCGATCGAACGCGGCGCGGGCGGCTACCGGCTCCGCGTCCCCGAGCACTCGATCGACCTGCACCGCTTCCAGGACCTGCTACCGAAAGCCCGCGCGGAGCGGGACGAGGACCGGGCGGTCGCCCTGTTCGAGCAGGCCCTGTCCCTGTGGCGGGACGAGTTCTGCGCGGGGATCGACCTGCCCTGGTTCAACGCCCGGCGCGAGGTCCTGCACGCGCAACGCCTGCTCGCCCAACTGGACCACGCCGACCTCGCCCTGCGCCAGGGCAGGCACTGCGAACTGCTGCCCGCACTGGCGAGCCGGGCCGCGAGCCATCCCTTCGACGAACGCGCCGCCGCGCAGCTGATGGTCGCCCTGTGCCAGTCCGGCAGACAGGCCGAGGCGCTGCACCGGTTCGCCGCGCTGCGGACCCGGCTGGTCGAGGAGCTGGGCGTGGAACCCGGTGCGCCGCTGCGACAACTGCACCGGCGGATCCTGTGCGGCCTCAGCCCGCAACCTGCCGCCTGGGGGTGGCGCGGGCGAACGGCCCACGCCACCCGAGGTCTACCGGCCGGTGTTCACTCGAAGTTCCAGTAG
- a CDS encoding RICIN domain-containing protein: MRLPSRIACFIAIVASVLLAAALPAAAAAPITTHLKFLHSQKCLETASNTGHNGARVQQWNCAAQPGAYWIFNLHHYNENGKIPVYWIQHKEHPAQCLKIAGPSSANGARAELYTCAGQREAYWEVRLKEDDRRYAYLRNEFTGKCLQIAAGSQANGAVAEQWDCQGQQNAYWNFE; the protein is encoded by the coding sequence ATGCGTCTACCCAGCAGGATCGCCTGCTTCATCGCCATAGTCGCCTCCGTCCTCCTCGCCGCCGCGTTGCCCGCCGCCGCGGCGGCGCCCATCACCACCCACCTGAAGTTCCTGCACAGCCAGAAGTGCCTGGAGACCGCCAGCAACACCGGGCACAACGGGGCCAGGGTCCAGCAGTGGAACTGTGCCGCCCAGCCCGGCGCGTACTGGATCTTCAACCTGCACCACTACAACGAGAACGGGAAGATCCCGGTCTACTGGATCCAGCACAAGGAACACCCCGCGCAGTGCCTCAAGATCGCCGGGCCGAGCTCGGCGAACGGGGCGCGGGCCGAGCTCTACACCTGCGCGGGTCAGCGTGAGGCGTACTGGGAGGTGCGCCTGAAGGAGGACGACCGCCGCTACGCCTACCTGCGCAACGAGTTCACCGGGAAGTGCCTGCAGATCGCCGCGGGCAGCCAGGCCAACGGCGCGGTGGCCGAGCAGTGGGACTGCCAGGGGCAGCAGAACGCCTACTGGAACTTCGAGTGA
- a CDS encoding sodium:proton exchanger, with translation MPSKLVRPLALCVSLTLPALITRVAGAHLPPPAALLLFGAAVVAASFLLAWAAEAAQADISGGLAIAILAVIAVLPEYVVDLYFAYTAGSDPAYVAYAAANMTGSNRLLLGLGWSVVVLIALAVAKRRSGRSVRELVLESGYRVELGFLAIASVVAFLIPVSGQIPLLLGFALLGFFGFYLWKVSRSEAEEPHLVGPAAVIGALPRLGRRALVIGLFAFAAVVILASAEPFAHGLIATGRQLGVDEFLLVQWLAPLASESPEFIVAILFAVRGQGAAAIGTLISSKVNQWTLLVGSLPVAYLFGGGGAGGLQLDARQVEEFLLTATQTVLGVAALLALRFPRWAAWTLLGLFAVQFALPGQAARYVLCVIYLVLAIGALIRNRAHILPTLAAPFRRQGAEVAEAELARR, from the coding sequence GTGCCCAGCAAGCTGGTCCGGCCACTCGCCCTCTGCGTCTCGCTCACGCTGCCCGCGCTGATCACCCGCGTGGCCGGGGCACACCTGCCGCCGCCCGCCGCGCTGCTGCTCTTCGGCGCGGCCGTGGTGGCCGCCTCCTTCCTGCTGGCCTGGGCCGCCGAGGCCGCGCAGGCCGACATCTCCGGCGGGCTGGCCATCGCGATCCTGGCGGTGATCGCGGTGCTGCCGGAGTACGTGGTGGACCTCTACTTCGCCTACACCGCCGGGTCAGACCCGGCCTACGTCGCCTACGCCGCGGCCAACATGACCGGCTCCAACCGGCTGCTGCTGGGCCTCGGCTGGTCGGTGGTGGTGCTGATCGCGCTGGCGGTGGCCAAGCGCCGCAGCGGGCGCAGCGTGCGGGAGCTGGTGCTGGAGTCCGGCTACCGGGTCGAGCTGGGCTTCCTGGCCATCGCCTCGGTGGTGGCCTTCCTGATCCCGGTCAGCGGCCAGATCCCGCTGCTGCTCGGCTTCGCCCTGCTCGGCTTCTTCGGCTTCTACCTGTGGAAGGTCTCCCGGTCCGAGGCGGAGGAGCCGCACCTGGTCGGCCCGGCCGCGGTGATCGGCGCGCTGCCCCGCCTCGGCCGCCGGGCGCTGGTGATCGGGCTGTTCGCCTTCGCCGCGGTGGTCATCCTGGCCAGCGCCGAACCCTTCGCGCACGGCCTGATCGCCACCGGCAGGCAGTTGGGTGTGGACGAGTTCCTGCTGGTGCAGTGGCTGGCCCCGCTGGCCTCGGAGTCGCCGGAGTTCATCGTGGCCATCCTGTTCGCGGTGCGCGGCCAGGGCGCGGCCGCGATCGGCACCCTGATCTCCAGCAAGGTCAACCAGTGGACGCTGCTGGTGGGTAGCCTGCCGGTGGCCTACCTGTTCGGCGGTGGCGGCGCCGGCGGCTTGCAGCTGGACGCCAGGCAGGTCGAGGAGTTCCTGCTCACCGCCACCCAGACCGTGCTGGGCGTGGCCGCGCTGCTGGCACTGCGCTTCCCGCGCTGGGCCGCCTGGACCCTGCTCGGGCTGTTCGCGGTGCAGTTCGCGCTGCCCGGCCAGGCCGCCAGGTACGTGCTGTGCGTGATCTACCTGGTGCTCGCGATCGGCGCGCTGATCCGCAACCGGGCGCACATCCTGCCGACGCTGGCCGCGCCGTTCCGGCGGCAGGGGGCCGAGGTGGCCGAAGCGGAGCTGGCCCGGCGGTGA
- a CDS encoding metalloregulator ArsR/SmtB family transcription factor, with protein MPTSPAPAEPPTTGAATEPTPAQLRSGAETFALLASPVRLHLVWLITHGSYDVGTLAARVGIGIATASQHLSKLRLAGVISGHRDGRRQLYTVDDPHVITLIQQIFDHIAPDGTLAPDPPMT; from the coding sequence ATGCCGACATCGCCAGCACCCGCGGAGCCGCCGACCACCGGAGCGGCCACCGAACCGACCCCCGCCCAGCTGCGCTCGGGGGCGGAGACCTTCGCCCTGTTGGCCAGTCCGGTCCGCCTGCACCTGGTCTGGCTGATCACCCACGGCTCCTACGACGTGGGCACCCTGGCCGCCAGGGTCGGCATCGGCATCGCCACCGCCTCCCAGCACCTGAGCAAGCTGCGGCTGGCCGGGGTGATCTCCGGGCACCGGGACGGCCGCCGCCAGCTCTACACCGTGGACGACCCGCACGTGATCACGCTGATCCAGCAGATCTTCGACCACATCGCCCCCGATGGCACCCTGGCTCCCGACCCGCCGATGACCTGA
- a CDS encoding lipocalin-like domain-containing protein: MTTEASLVGRWRLDWYRELDAATGEKISDPFGANPNGRLLYTARGHMSVHLARTDGQTHGVDYYFGYTGSYALDGDFVLHQLEISSHPELTGAQQRRAVRFEGDRLTLSTPEYEVEGRKRVAALSWVRA, encoded by the coding sequence ATGACTACCGAGGCGTCCCTGGTGGGGCGGTGGCGGCTGGACTGGTACCGCGAGCTGGACGCGGCCACCGGCGAGAAGATCAGCGACCCGTTCGGCGCCAACCCCAACGGCCGCCTGCTCTACACCGCCCGCGGCCACATGTCGGTGCACCTGGCCCGCACCGACGGCCAGACCCACGGCGTGGACTACTACTTCGGCTACACCGGCAGCTACGCGCTGGACGGGGACTTCGTGCTGCACCAGCTGGAGATCAGCTCGCACCCGGAGCTCACCGGGGCGCAGCAGCGGCGCGCGGTGCGGTTCGAGGGCGACCGGCTCACCCTGAGCACGCCGGAGTACGAGGTCGAGGGGCGCAAGCGGGTGGCCGCGCTGAGCTGGGTGCGCGCCTGA
- a CDS encoding FAD-dependent oxidoreductase — MRVVVCGAGIAGLALANQLARLGAEVVLLERASGPRTQGYMIDFFGAGYDAVERMGLLPAIEQVAYLVEEAALFDERGRRRAGVQYRQFARSLGGRLLCVMRPDLERVLREQLPSTVDLRFGAALTGVVDRGDGVLVTLADGTELAADLLVGADGIHSAVRGLVFGEERKFLRYLGFHTAAFQFEAPELHAALRGRFNLTDTMGRQLGLYALRDNRIAAFTVHRAPDPVLPKDVRAALRENYGGLGWLAPTALEKCPPAAEIYYDQVAQVELPSWHRGRVVLVGDAGYAVSLLAGQGASLGIAGAYLLAHQLDRAPTVEDALAAYERRWRPVAEEKQQVARAGARWFLPESPTRLRLRRLALRASRLPLVDRVVGQTLAGKPVTAIAELRS, encoded by the coding sequence ATGAGGGTAGTGGTCTGCGGGGCCGGGATCGCCGGGCTGGCACTGGCGAACCAGCTGGCCCGGCTCGGCGCGGAAGTGGTGCTGCTGGAACGGGCTTCCGGTCCGCGCACACAGGGATACATGATCGACTTCTTTGGCGCGGGCTACGACGCGGTGGAGCGGATGGGGCTGTTGCCCGCGATCGAGCAGGTGGCCTATCTCGTCGAGGAGGCAGCCCTGTTCGATGAGCGCGGTCGCCGCCGCGCCGGGGTCCAGTACCGCCAGTTCGCCAGGTCGCTGGGCGGACGCCTGCTCTGCGTCATGCGGCCCGACCTGGAGCGGGTGCTGCGTGAACAGCTGCCGTCCACAGTGGACCTGCGTTTCGGTGCGGCCCTGACCGGGGTTGTCGATCGCGGTGACGGGGTGCTGGTGACCCTGGCCGACGGCACCGAGCTGGCGGCTGACCTGCTGGTCGGCGCGGACGGGATCCACTCCGCGGTGCGCGGGCTGGTCTTCGGTGAGGAGCGGAAGTTCCTGCGCTACCTGGGTTTCCACACCGCGGCCTTCCAGTTCGAGGCGCCGGAGCTGCACGCGGCGCTGCGCGGCCGGTTCAACCTGACCGACACCATGGGCCGGCAGCTGGGCCTGTACGCGTTGCGGGACAACCGGATCGCCGCCTTCACCGTGCACCGCGCCCCAGACCCGGTGCTGCCCAAGGACGTCCGGGCCGCGCTGCGGGAGAACTACGGCGGGCTGGGCTGGCTGGCGCCCACCGCGCTGGAGAAGTGCCCGCCGGCGGCGGAGATCTACTACGACCAGGTCGCGCAGGTCGAGCTGCCCAGCTGGCACCGCGGACGGGTCGTGCTGGTCGGCGACGCCGGTTACGCGGTCTCACTGCTGGCCGGGCAGGGCGCCTCGCTGGGCATCGCCGGGGCGTATCTGCTTGCCCACCAACTGGATCGGGCGCCGACGGTCGAGGACGCGCTGGCGGCCTACGAGCGGCGGTGGCGGCCGGTGGCCGAGGAGAAGCAGCAGGTCGCGCGGGCCGGCGCGCGCTGGTTCCTGCCCGAGTCGCCGACCCGGCTGCGGCTGCGCCGGCTGGCGCTGCGGGCCTCCCGGCTGCCGCTGGTGGACCGGGTGGTGGGGCAGACCCTGGCCGGCAAGCCGGTCACCGCCATCGCGGAGCTGCGGTCCTGA
- a CDS encoding TetR family transcriptional regulator — protein MANAAAARGREARERLLSAAVELIPERGWAAVSTRVLAERAGVTPSVVHYHFPAVQALLREAAVGAMGQLLAGLDEVLATARTPAEAVDALVASVGEHTGTDPLSLLFVEAFLAATRDEELRREIGAVLDGFRQRLGEWLAGLGVAEPWETAAVLAATIDGLLLHRGLGAGLDTTAVLRRLVAG, from the coding sequence ATGGCGAACGCCGCGGCGGCCAGGGGCCGTGAGGCGCGGGAGCGGCTGCTCAGCGCGGCAGTGGAGCTCATCCCGGAACGCGGCTGGGCCGCGGTGAGCACCAGGGTGCTGGCCGAGCGGGCCGGGGTCACGCCGAGCGTGGTGCACTACCACTTCCCGGCCGTGCAGGCGCTGCTGCGGGAGGCCGCGGTCGGCGCGATGGGACAGCTGCTGGCCGGGCTGGATGAGGTGCTGGCCACCGCGCGCACCCCGGCCGAGGCGGTGGACGCGCTGGTGGCCTCGGTCGGCGAGCACACCGGCACCGATCCGCTCTCGCTGCTGTTCGTCGAGGCGTTCCTGGCCGCGACCAGGGACGAGGAACTGCGCCGGGAGATCGGCGCGGTGCTGGACGGGTTCCGGCAGCGGCTGGGGGAGTGGCTGGCCGGGCTCGGGGTGGCCGAGCCATGGGAGACCGCCGCCGTGCTGGCGGCCACCATCGACGGCTTGCTGTTGCACCGAGGGCTGGGCGCCGGGCTGGACACGACCGCTGTCCTGCGCCGCCTGGTCGCGGGCTGA